In Lapillicoccus jejuensis, the DNA window CCGGGTGCGGACGACGTCCTCGAGCCGGCCGCCGAGCTCGACGACGGCGGCGACCGCGGTCTCGACCGCGAGCCGCAGCTGGGCGGCGGGGTCGCCGGGGAAGCGGACCGCGCCGTCGCGGGTCGACGTGCAGCCGGAGACGAGGATGGTGTCGCCGGTGTGGACGGCGCGCGAGTAGCCGAACGACTCCTCCCAGGCGCCGCCGGAACCGATCCTCGTGACGGTCATCGGGCGCTCATCGGCGCGTCACGGCCGTCCCGCCACGTCGAGCGCGTCGGGGAGGGTGAAGGCGCCGCGGTAGAGCGCCGAGCCGATGATGGCGCCCTCGACCCCGGCGGGGACGAGGGTGCGCAGCGCCCGCAGGTCCTCCAGCGTCGAGACGCCGCCGGAGGCGACGACCGGGCGGTCGGTGCGCGCGCAGACCTGCTCGAGCAGCTCGAGGTTGGGGCCGGCGAGCATGCCGTCCTTGCGGACGTCGGTGACGACGTAGCGCGCGCAGCCCTCGCGGTCGAGGCGGGCCAGGGTCTCCCACAGGTCGCCGCCGTCGCGGGTCCAGCCGCGGGCGGCCAGCGTCGTGCCGCGCACGTCGAGGCCGACGGCGATCCGGTCGCCGTGCTCGGCGATCGCGGCCGCGGTCCACTCGGGGTCCTCGAGCGCGGCCGTGCCGACGTTGACCCGGCGGCAGCCCGTCGCGAGCGCGGTCCCCAGCGTCGCCGCGTCGCGGATCCCGCCGGACAGCTCGACCTGCAGGTCGAGCCGGCCGACGATCTCGTCGATGACGGCGCGGTTGCTGCCGCGGCCGAAGGCGGCGTCGAGGTCGACCAGGTGCAGCCACTCGGCCCCGGCCTCCTGCCAGGCCAGGGCGGCGGCCAGCGGGTCGCCGTACTCCCCGCCGGTGCCGGCGACGCCCTGGACGAGCTGGACCGCGCGGCCGTCGGCGATGTCGACGGCGGGCAGCAGCTCGAGCCGCGGCCCGGTCGCGGTGGGCTCGATGGCGGGGTCGGTGGTCGGGTCGGTGGTGGGGTCGGTGCTCACAGGGATCTCACCCAGTTCTCCAGCAGGGTCGCGCCGGCGTCGCCGGACTTCTCGGGGTGGAACTGCGTCGCCGACAGCGGACCGTTCTCGACGGCGGCGACGAAGGGGGCGCCGTGCTCGGCCCAGGTCACGAGCGGCGCGACGACGGCGAAGGCGCCCTCGGGGTGCAGCGTCCACGACTGCGCGGCGTACGAGTGGACGAAGTAGAAGCGCTCGTCGCGCACGCCCTCGAACAGCCGGGAACCCTCCGGGACCTGCACGGTGGACCAGCCCATGTGCGGGACGACGTCGGCGGGCAGCCGGTCGACGCTGCCGGGCCAGTGCCCGAGACCCTCGCGCGGGTCGGCCGACGGCTCGCTCGCCTGCTCGAACAGCACCTGCATCCCGACGCACACGCCGAGGACCGGGCGCCCGCCCGCGAGCCGCACGTCGATGATCCGCGGCCCGTCGGCGGCGGCGAGCTGCGCGAGGCAGGCGTGCACGTTGCCGACGCCGGGGACGAACAGCCCGTCGGCGCCGAGGGCCTCGACGCGGTCCGCGGTGAGGCTCACCCGCGCCCCGACGCGCTCGAGCGCCCGGACGGCGGAGTGGACGTTGCCGCTGCCGTAGTCGAGGACGACGACGTGCTTGGCGCCGGTCACCGGTGCTCCTCCGTGTCGGGGCTGTCGGGGCTGTCGGTCGAGGGGTCCGTACGGCGCCCCGCGGACGGCCGGCCCTCGTCGGCGTCGTCGGGAGCCGTCATCTCGGCGTGCCACGACGCGTCGTCGGCGACCATCCTCGCGAACGCGGCGACCCCGCGCGGGGCGGGCGTCACGTGCCGGGCCTCGTCGTCCACCGGTGCCCCGAGCAGGCCGCCGCCGGGCAGGCCCAGCGCGGCGAGCAGCCGGCGCAGGGTCTCCACCGGGCTGCCGGTCGGGTCGTGCAGGACGTCGGCGACGTCGCCGAGCGCGCCGGGCGCCTCGCTGCCGGACAGGTGGACCAGGTCGGCGACGCGCAGCGGCGCCAGGCCGCCGGGCCGCACGACGCCGACGCCGGGCTGCCAGGCGACCCAGCGCGGGACGGCGCGCCAGCCGCCGGCGGTGGCGGTGAGCAGGGCCTGCCGCCCGACGACGCCGACCCCGAAGGCCGGGCGCATCCGGTGCGGGACCGGCCGGTTCAGCAGGACCGCCACCGGGTCGTCGTACGGCGGCGGGACGGCGCTCGAGGGGGTGCTGGGCGTCAGCGCCGACCAGCCGTCGGACAGGCCGGTGACGTGCACGCCGGTGAGGCCCTGCTGCGCCCAGGAGGCGGCGGCCTCGGGCTGCGCCCGGACCAGGCGCAGCGCCACCGGCGCCCCGCCCCGGGCGGCGCCGCCGGGCGCCGCCGTCCCGCTAGAGGCTGCCCTTGGCACTGGGGATCCCGGTGACGCGCGGGTCGGGCGCCACGGCGGCGCGCAGGGCCCGCGCGACCGCCTTGAACTGCGCCTCGACGATGTGGTGCGGGTCGCGGCCCGAGATCACCCGCACGTGCAGGCAGATCGCCGCGTGGTGCACGAGCGACTCGAAGACGTGCCGGGTCATCGAGCCGGTGAAGTGGCCGCCGATGAGGTGGTACTGCTGCCCCTCCGGTTCGCCCTCGTGGACGAGGTAGGGCCGGCCGGAGACGTCGACGACGGCCTGGACGAGGCACTCGTCGAGCGGGACGGCGGCGTCGCCGAAGCGGGAGATGCCGCGCTTGTCGCCGAGCGCCTCGCGCAGCGCCTGGCCCAGGACGATCGCGACGTCCTCGACGGTGTGGTGCACGTCGACGTCGATGTCCCCGGCGGCCTTGACGCGCAGGTCGATGAGCGAGTGCTTGGCCAGCGAGCGCAGCATGTGGTCGTAGAACGGCACGCCGGTCTCGACGTCCGCCTCGCCGGTCCCGTCGAGGTCGAGGCTGAGCTCGATGCTCGACTCGCTCGTCGTGCGCGACAGCGAGGCGGTGCGGTGCGTGCTCACGCGGGCTCCTCCTGGCGACTCGTGCGGGCGGTGGGGGTCGAGGTGCGGTGCGAGTCTGGCAGACCGGACACGGCGGCGAGGAACGCGTCGGTCTCGGCGGGCGTGCCGGCGGTGACCCGCAGGTAGCCGGGCAGGCCGACGTCGCGGACGAGGACGCCGGCGTCGAGCAGCGCCCGCCACGTCGACGGCGCGTCGGCCAGCCCGCCGAAGAGGACGAAGTTCGCGTCGCTCGGCACCGGCGGGTAGCCGAGGGTGTCGAGCTCGGCGACGATCCGGTCGCGCTGCTCCTTGATCGCCTCGACGGTGCGCAGCAGGCTCGGGTGGTGCTCCAGCGCGGCGAGCGCGACCGCCTGGGTCGGGTCGGACAGGTGGTACGGCAGCCGCACCAGGCGCAGCGCGTCGAGCAGCTCGGCCGCGCCCGCGAGGTAGCCGACGCGGGCACCGGCGAGGGCGAAGGCCTTGCTCATCGTGCGGGTGACGACGAGCAGCGGGTGGTCCTCCAGCAGGGTGACCGCGCTGGGCGTGCCGGGCCGGGCGAACTCGGCGTAGGCCTCGTCGACGACGACGAGCGAGGTCGGCGCGGCGTCGAGGACCGCGCGCACGACGTCGAGGCCGAGCGCGGTCCCGGTCGGGTTGTTCGGCGAGCAGAGGAAGACGACGTGCGGGCGGTGGCGTCGTACCTGCTCGGCGGCCGACCCCGGCGTGAGGTCGAAGGTGCCGGACGGCGCCCCGCGCAGCCCGTCGACCCACGTGGTCCCCATGGTGCGGGCGATGATCGGGTGCATCGAGTAGGCGGGGGTGAAGCCGAGCGCGGTGCGGCCGGGACCGCCGAAGGCCTGGACGAGGTGCTGGAGCACCTCGTTGGAGCCGTTGGCCGCCCACACCTGCTCGGCGGTGAGGGTCACGCCCGTCTGCCCGGTGAGGTACGACGCGAGCGCGCTACGGAGAGCGACGAACTCGCGATCGGGGTAGCGATTGAGGTGGCGCGCGGTGCGGGCGACCGCGTCGGTCACCGCGTCGACGACGTCGTCCGGGACGTCGTAGCTGTTCTCGTTGGTGTTGAGCCGCACCGGGACGTCGAGCTGCGGGGCGCCGTACGCGCTCTGGCCGCGCAGGTCCTCGCGCAGGAGGGCCTGGACGAGGGCGGTCGGGTCCTGGGCCGCGCTCACGCCGGGTCCGGCACGCGGTCGCCGAAGCGGGCCGTGACCGCCTCGCCGTGGGCGGGCAGGTCCTCGGCCTGGGCGAGCGTGACGACGTGGTGGGCGACGTCGCGCAGCGCCGCCTCGTCGTAGGCGACGACGTGGATGCCGCGCAGGAAGGACTGGACGGACAGGCCGCTGCTGTGGCAGGCGCACCCGGCGGTGGGCAGGACGTGGTTCGACCCGGCGCAGTAGTCCCCGAGGCTGACCGGGGCGTGCGGGCCGACGAAGACGGCGCCGCCGTTGCGGACCCGGCCGGCGACGGCGGACGCGTCGCGCGTCTGGATCTCGAGGTGCTCCGCGGCGTAGGCGTTGACGACCTGCAGACCGGCGTCGACGTCGTCGACGAGGACGATCCGCGACTGGGTGCCGGTGAGGGCCTCGGTGACCCGCTCGCTGTGCTTGGTCGCCGGGACCCGGCGGGCGAGGGCCTGCTCGACGGCGTCGGCGAGCGCCTCGCTGTCGGTGACGAGGACGGACGCCGCGAGCGGGTCGTGCTCGGCCTGGCTGACCAGGTCGGCGGCGACGTGCTCGGGGTCGGCGCTGTCGTCGGCGAGGACGGCGATCTCCGTCGGCCCGGCCTCGGAGTCGATGCCGATGAGGCCCATGAGCAGGCGCTTGGCGGCGGTGACGAAGATGTTGCCGGGGCCCGTGACGAGCACGGCCGGCTCGCAGCCGATCTCGGTGCCGTCCTCGGCGGTCTCGGTGTAGCCGTAGGCGAACATCGCCACGGCCTGGGCGCCGCCGACGGCGTAGACCTCGTCGACGCCGAGCAGGGCGCAGGTCGCGAGGATCGTCGCGTTGGGGTAGCCCTCGAAGCCGGCGAGGTTCTCCTTCTGCGGCGGGCTCGCGACGACGAGGGACGGGACCTCGGCGAGCTGGGCCGGGACGACGTTCATCACGACGCTGCTCGGGTACACCGCGCGGCCGCCGGGGACGTAGAGGCCGACCCGGTCGACGGGGACCCAGCGCTCGGTGACGGTGCCGCCGTCGACGACCTGGGTCGTCGTGTCGGTGCGGCGCTGGTCGGCGTGCACGAGGCGGGCGCGGCGGATCGACTCCTCGAGCGCGGCGCGCAGGTCGGGGTCGAGGGCGTCGAGCGCGGCCTGGAGCACCTGGGCCGGGACGCGCAGGTGCGTCGGGCGAACCCCGTCGAAGCGCTCCCCGAGGTCGCGCAGCGCGTCGGCGCCGCGATGGCGGACGTCCGCGACGATCGGGCGCACCTGCTCGAGGGCGGCCTCGACGTCGAACTCGGCTCGGGGCAGGGCGTGGCGCAGGTCGCGCACGTGGAGGGTGCGCCCCCGCAGGTCGAGACGGGACATCATGCGCCCCAGTCTAGGTGGGGCCCGTACGGCGCCCCGACGGCGTCCGGACCCCGGGCGGCCGCCTCGGACGTCGTACCGGGTGCTGGAACCCATCGATCGATGGAGGTCAGCAGCCGGCCACGCGTACGGCGTGCTGAGAGCCAACGATCGATGGAGGTCACCGCAGGGTGTCGCGGGCGACGAGCTCGAGGGTGAGCAGGACGGCGACGGCCTGGACGAGCAGGAGGGCGGCGAGGACGACGAGCTGGACGGCGGCCGCCTGGAGGGGGCTCGCGCCGCCGAGCAGGACGCCGACGAAGGCGCCGGGGAGGGTGACGAGGCCGACGGTGCGGGTCTGGTCGAGGCCCGGCAGCAGCGCGAGCGCGGCGTCGTCGCGGCCGACGAGCAGCCGGGCGTCACGCTCGAGCAGACCGATGGACAGGGCCGCCTCGACCTCGCCGCGGCGGGTGCGCAGCGCGTCGAGGGTACGACGCCCCGACAGCACGGTCGCGGTCATCGCGTTGCCGATGAGGATGCCGAGGACCGGCACGACCGACACCTCGGTGAGCGGGACGAGCCCGGTCGCGAGCAGCGCGGCCCCCACGGGCACCGCGCCGGTGACGACGGGCACGGCCGCCACCCACCACCGCCCGCGGGGCACGAGCCGGCGCCCGGCCGTCACCGACGCGACGCCGAGCATGAGCGCGACGAACCCGAGCGTCAGCCACCACGACGCGAGGACGGCCGCGATGAGCAGCCCGACGACGCCGAGCTGCACGGTCGCGCGACCGGCCGCCCCGAGCTGGCGCCACGGTGACCCGAGACCCCCGACGTGGGCCACGGCCGCGGCCAGCGCCGCGAGGGCGGCGACGACGACGACGAGCCGCACGTAGCCCGCCGTGCCGTGCAGGTCGACGAGCGCCGCCGACGGCGCGAGCGCGGTCACCGCGGCGGCGGGGTCAGCCGGCCGCCGCGGCCTCGGGCAGCGGGTCGGTCGCGACCGTCACCAGCCACGCCCACTCCCGCGCGGTCTGCTTCCAGGCGTCGTACCGGCCCGAGACGCCGGCGTGGCCGGCGACCAGCTCGGTGCGGAAGACGATCGGCGCGTCCTCGCGCTCGCCGGCGCCGAGGGCCCGCAGCCGGGCGACGTACTTGGCCGGCTCGGTGACCAGGACCCGGGTGTCGTTGAAGCTCGTCGTGACGAGCAGGGCGGGCAGGGGGTGGCCGCCGGGCTCGGCCGCGAGGTTCTCGTACGGCGACCAGCCCTTCATCCGGGCGTAGTCCTCGGCGCTCTCGATGGGGTTGCCCCACTCCTCCCACTCCCCCGCCGTGAGCGGCAGGGTCGGGTCGAGCATCGTCGTCAGCGCGTCGACGAACGGCACCTGCAGGTGCACCGCGCGGAACCGGTCGGCGGCGAGGTTGACGACCGCGCCCATGAGCAGGCCGCCGGCGGAGCCGCCCTCGGCGACGAGCCGGCGGCGGTCGACCAGCCCGAGGTCGAGCAGGTGGTCGGCGCACGCGACGAAGTCGCTGAAGGTGTGCTCCTTCGCGGCGAGCTTGCCGTCGTCGTACCAGGGCCGGCCCATCTCGGAGCCGCCGCGGATGTGCGCGACGGCCCAGACGAAGCCGCGGTCGAGCAGCGAGAGGCGCGCCACCGAGAACCACGGGTCGAGGCAGATGCCGTAGGACCCGTAGCCGTAGAGCAGGCCTGGTGCGGTGCCGTCGAGCGGGGTGTCGCGCCGGTGGACGATGCTGATCGGCACCTTCGTGCCGTCGGCGGCCGTCGCCCACTCGCGGCGCTGGACGTAGTCGGCCGGGTCGAAGCCGCCGAGCACCGGGGTGGCCTTGACCAGGGTCGACTCCCCCGTCGCGACGTCGTGCTCGAGCACGCTCGAGGGCGTGACGAGCGAGGTGTAGCCGAGCAGCAGCGTCGTCGAGGCCGGGTCGGGGTTGTCGCCGAGACCGACGGTGCGCACCGGCTCGTCGAAGGCGAGGTCGTGCGCCGCACCGAAGCCGGTCGGCGCGGCCGGGTCGCGCGGCAGCAGCCGCAGCGCGGTGAGCCCGCCGGTGCGCAGCGAGACGACCGCGAAGCCCGCGAACGCGTCGACGCCGACGACGTACTCGTCCTCGCTCGTCACGCCGAGCGGTTCCCAGGCGCCGACGCGCCCGTCCTCGACCCGGGCGCGGGCGACCTCGAAGTTGCGCCGGTCGCGGTTGTGCACGACGAGCAGCTCGTCACCGAGGGGCTCGACGTCGTACTCGACGCCGGGCACCCGCGCGGCCACGAGGACCGGCTCGCCGGTGACGTCGGCCGCGTCGAGCAGCCGCACCTCGTTGGTCGTGCTCGACCCGGCCGCGACGACGACCCAGCGGTCGTCGCGCGAGGTGCCGAGGCCGAGGGTGAAGCGCACGTCGTCCTCCTGGACGACGAGGACGTCGGTGTCGGCGGGTGCGCCGATCTCGTGGCGCCAGACCTGGAACGGCCGCCACGCGTCGTCGACGCGGGTGTAGAGCAGGTGCCGCCCGTCGAGCGACCAGGCCAGGCCGTAGCCGATGTCCGAGACGGCGGTGTCGAGCACCCGGCCGCTGTCGAGGTCGCGCACGGTGAGCGCGAAGCGCTCGTCGCCGGCGGTGTCGGTGGAGAAGGCGATGAGCCGCCCGTCCGGCGAGACGTCGCTCGAGCCGACCGAGAAGAACTCGTGGCCGGCCGCCTCGGCGTTCTCGTCGAGCAGGACCTGCTCGCCGGCCGGCGGGGCGTCGCCCTCGAGGGCCGGGCGCTGCGGCGAGTCGGCGACGGCGACCCGGGCGTGGACGGCGTACTGCTGGCCCTCGACCGTGCGCGAGTAGTACCACCAGCCGTCGTGCCTCACCGGGACGCTGAGGTCGGTCTCCTGGGTGCGGCGCTTGATCTCGCCGAAGATCTCCTCGGCCAGCGGCGTCGCGCGCCCGGTGACCTGCGCCGCGTACGCGTTCTCGGCCTCGAGGTAGGCCCGCAGCGCGGGGTCCTCCTTGTCGGCCATCCAGGCGTACGGGTCCTCGACGGCGTCGTCGTGGACGGTGCGGGTGTGCGGGCGGGCGGGGGCGACCGGGGGCTCGGGCAGGGGCACGACGAGCACTCTAGGTGGCGGGTGCGCCAGCGTCCTGCGGGGGCCCGTCGAGCGCCGCCAGCAGCTCCGCGCGGTCCCAGCCGGACAGCGTCCGCCCGCTCGTGAGGACGAGGCGCCGCCCGTCGACCGGGTCGGTGAGGACGAGCCGGGCCGCGAGCAGCGCGAGCGGGCGCGCGAGGTCGTCGGGGGTGTCGGGGGTGTCCGGCGCGGGGTCGGGGGCGCCGTACAGGGGGTCGTGGAGGATCGGCGTGCCGAGGTGGGCCAGGTGGGCGCGCAGCTGGTGGGTGCGCCCGGTCGTCGGGGTGAGCCGGTGCAGCCCGACGCCGTCGCGCTCCCCCACCAGCTCGACCCGGGTCTCGCTGTTCGGTGGTCGCCCGGGTACGACGCGGGCGCGCAGGTCGCCGCGGTCCTTGGCCAGGTGCAGGGCCACGGTCGTCAACAGCGTCGCCCCCGGGCGCACCGGCGCGAGGGCGAGGTAGGTCTTGGCGACCTCGCGGCGGGCGAAGAGCTCCTGGTAGGCGCCCCGGTGCCGCGGGTCGCCGACGAGGAGCAGGACGCCGGAGGTCAGCCGGTCGAGGCGGTGCGCCGGGACCAGGTCGGGCCGCCCGGTGGCCCGTCGGGCGCGGGCCAGCGCGGTCTCGCGCACGTGCCGCCCGCGCGGGGTCGAGGCGAGGAACGGCGGCTTGTCGACGACGACGAGCCGCTCGTCCTCGTGCAGCACGGGCATGGCCAGGGGCACGACCGGCTCCGGCTCGAGCTCGCGGCGCACCCAGACGGTCCCCCCGGGCCGGTACGGCGTCCTGTCGTCGACCGGCTCGCCGTCGGCGCCCCGCACCCGCCCCTCGGCGAGCAGCCGGGCCACCCCGTCCGGGCCCACCGGGCCGAGGCGGGCGACCAGGTGGGCCGCGACGGTGGGCCACGGTCCGGGCGGCAGGCGGAGCCGGGCCGCGTCGACGCCGTCCTGCTGCGGGAACGGGGAGCGCGGCCGGGGCCCGCGGGCCACCTCAGCCGTCCCCGCCGGGCGCCGGCGCCCAGGTCGTGTCGACGGGCCGGCCGAGGAAGGCGCCGTACCGGGCGACCGCCTCCTCGACGGCGCGACGCGTCCGCGCCGCCGGCGGGTCCCACGGGCTCATCGTCACCCGGGCCCGCTCGGTGCCCAGCCGCCGCCCCCAGGTGCCGCGCACGGCGCCGTCGACCACCACGGTGGCGAGGAACATGCCGTTGCCGCCGGGGACGACGACCCGCTCCTGCTCCGCGGTGAGCAGCGCCCAGCGCTCCTTGTAGCCGAGCACGAGCTCGTCGAACGGGGCGGCGAGGACGACTCCGCCCTCCCCCGCGGTGGGGGCGTCGACGTGGACCAGCAGGTCGCGACCGGCGACCCGCTCGACCGCGAGGACGTCGCCGGCGAGGGCGACCGCGGCCCGGACGTCGCGCAGCGGCAGCCCCGTCCACCCGGCGAGGTCGCGCTCCCCGACCGGACCGTGGCGGCGCACGTAGCGCGTCGCGAGCGTGGCGAGCGCCTCGTCCCGGTCCGGGCGCCACGGGTCCAGCACCCACTCGTCGTGCAGCACGAAGGTCGGGTCGCGGCCCTGCGGCGGTCCCTGGACGAGCAGCCCCTCCTGGCTGAGCAGGCCGAGCAGGTGCACCCCGCGCTGGCCGTCGGGGTCGATCCCCGCGGCGCGCAGGGCGTCGTACGCGCGGGGACGGGTCAGCGGCGGGTGGTCGGCGTCGCGTCCGGCCCCCTGGGCGGCGGCGACGAGGGTACGGCGCGCCCGCGCCGTCACCTCCTCGTCGAGGCCGAGGTCGCGCCGGCGCCGCGCGGACGCGGCGACGGCGCGTCCGGCGAGCAGCCCCGTGAGCCAGCCGGCGTCGCGGGCGGCGACGAGGTGCAGCGTGCCGCGCATCGGCCAGGTCCGCGTGATGGTCCCGGCCGCCCACGCGTCCACGACCTGCTCCCGGGTCAGCCCGGACCGCGACCCGACCGACCAGAG includes these proteins:
- a CDS encoding RidA family protein, giving the protein MTVTRIGSGGAWEESFGYSRAVHTGDTILVSGCTSTRDGAVRFPGDPAAQLRLAVETAVAAVVELGGRLEDVVRTRLYVTHRRDCELVGRAHGELFGAVRPAATMVVVAGLLHPDMRVEIEVEAVVGAGGPE
- the priA gene encoding bifunctional 1-(5-phosphoribosyl)-5-((5-phosphoribosylamino)methylideneamino)imidazole-4-carboxamide isomerase/phosphoribosylanthranilate isomerase PriA, whose protein sequence is MEPTATGPRLELLPAVDIADGRAVQLVQGVAGTGGEYGDPLAAALAWQEAGAEWLHLVDLDAAFGRGSNRAVIDEIVGRLDLQVELSGGIRDAATLGTALATGCRRVNVGTAALEDPEWTAAAIAEHGDRIAVGLDVRGTTLAARGWTRDGGDLWETLARLDREGCARYVVTDVRKDGMLAGPNLELLEQVCARTDRPVVASGGVSTLEDLRALRTLVPAGVEGAIIGSALYRGAFTLPDALDVAGRP
- the hisH gene encoding imidazole glycerol phosphate synthase subunit HisH → MTGAKHVVVLDYGSGNVHSAVRALERVGARVSLTADRVEALGADGLFVPGVGNVHACLAQLAAADGPRIIDVRLAGGRPVLGVCVGMQVLFEQASEPSADPREGLGHWPGSVDRLPADVVPHMGWSTVQVPEGSRLFEGVRDERFYFVHSYAAQSWTLHPEGAFAVVAPLVTWAEHGAPFVAAVENGPLSATQFHPEKSGDAGATLLENWVRSL
- the hisB gene encoding imidazoleglycerol-phosphate dehydratase HisB translates to MSTHRTASLSRTTSESSIELSLDLDGTGEADVETGVPFYDHMLRSLAKHSLIDLRVKAAGDIDVDVHHTVEDVAIVLGQALREALGDKRGISRFGDAAVPLDECLVQAVVDVSGRPYLVHEGEPEGQQYHLIGGHFTGSMTRHVFESLVHHAAICLHVRVISGRDPHHIVEAQFKAVARALRAAVAPDPRVTGIPSAKGSL
- a CDS encoding histidinol-phosphate transaminase, with the protein product MSAAQDPTALVQALLREDLRGQSAYGAPQLDVPVRLNTNENSYDVPDDVVDAVTDAVARTARHLNRYPDREFVALRSALASYLTGQTGVTLTAEQVWAANGSNEVLQHLVQAFGGPGRTALGFTPAYSMHPIIARTMGTTWVDGLRGAPSGTFDLTPGSAAEQVRRHRPHVVFLCSPNNPTGTALGLDVVRAVLDAAPTSLVVVDEAYAEFARPGTPSAVTLLEDHPLLVVTRTMSKAFALAGARVGYLAGAAELLDALRLVRLPYHLSDPTQAVALAALEHHPSLLRTVEAIKEQRDRIVAELDTLGYPPVPSDANFVLFGGLADAPSTWRALLDAGVLVRDVGLPGYLRVTAGTPAETDAFLAAVSGLPDSHRTSTPTARTSRQEEPA
- the hisD gene encoding histidinol dehydrogenase; this translates as MMSRLDLRGRTLHVRDLRHALPRAEFDVEAALEQVRPIVADVRHRGADALRDLGERFDGVRPTHLRVPAQVLQAALDALDPDLRAALEESIRRARLVHADQRRTDTTTQVVDGGTVTERWVPVDRVGLYVPGGRAVYPSSVVMNVVPAQLAEVPSLVVASPPQKENLAGFEGYPNATILATCALLGVDEVYAVGGAQAVAMFAYGYTETAEDGTEIGCEPAVLVTGPGNIFVTAAKRLLMGLIGIDSEAGPTEIAVLADDSADPEHVAADLVSQAEHDPLAASVLVTDSEALADAVEQALARRVPATKHSERVTEALTGTQSRIVLVDDVDAGLQVVNAYAAEHLEIQTRDASAVAGRVRNGGAVFVGPHAPVSLGDYCAGSNHVLPTAGCACHSSGLSVQSFLRGIHVVAYDEAALRDVAHHVVTLAQAEDLPAHGEAVTARFGDRVPDPA
- a CDS encoding ABC transporter permease, producing MTALAPSAALVDLHGTAGYVRLVVVVAALAALAAAVAHVGGLGSPWRQLGAAGRATVQLGVVGLLIAAVLASWWLTLGFVALMLGVASVTAGRRLVPRGRWWVAAVPVVTGAVPVGAALLATGLVPLTEVSVVPVLGILIGNAMTATVLSGRRTLDALRTRRGEVEAALSIGLLERDARLLVGRDDAALALLPGLDQTRTVGLVTLPGAFVGVLLGGASPLQAAAVQLVVLAALLLVQAVAVLLTLELVARDTLR
- a CDS encoding S9 family peptidase, yielding MPLPEPPVAPARPHTRTVHDDAVEDPYAWMADKEDPALRAYLEAENAYAAQVTGRATPLAEEIFGEIKRRTQETDLSVPVRHDGWWYYSRTVEGQQYAVHARVAVADSPQRPALEGDAPPAGEQVLLDENAEAAGHEFFSVGSSDVSPDGRLIAFSTDTAGDERFALTVRDLDSGRVLDTAVSDIGYGLAWSLDGRHLLYTRVDDAWRPFQVWRHEIGAPADTDVLVVQEDDVRFTLGLGTSRDDRWVVVAAGSSTTNEVRLLDAADVTGEPVLVAARVPGVEYDVEPLGDELLVVHNRDRRNFEVARARVEDGRVGAWEPLGVTSEDEYVVGVDAFAGFAVVSLRTGGLTALRLLPRDPAAPTGFGAAHDLAFDEPVRTVGLGDNPDPASTTLLLGYTSLVTPSSVLEHDVATGESTLVKATPVLGGFDPADYVQRREWATAADGTKVPISIVHRRDTPLDGTAPGLLYGYGSYGICLDPWFSVARLSLLDRGFVWAVAHIRGGSEMGRPWYDDGKLAAKEHTFSDFVACADHLLDLGLVDRRRLVAEGGSAGGLLMGAVVNLAADRFRAVHLQVPFVDALTTMLDPTLPLTAGEWEEWGNPIESAEDYARMKGWSPYENLAAEPGGHPLPALLVTTSFNDTRVLVTEPAKYVARLRALGAGEREDAPIVFRTELVAGHAGVSGRYDAWKQTAREWAWLVTVATDPLPEAAAAG
- a CDS encoding pseudouridine synthase: MARGPRPRSPFPQQDGVDAARLRLPPGPWPTVAAHLVARLGPVGPDGVARLLAEGRVRGADGEPVDDRTPYRPGGTVWVRRELEPEPVVPLAMPVLHEDERLVVVDKPPFLASTPRGRHVRETALARARRATGRPDLVPAHRLDRLTSGVLLLVGDPRHRGAYQELFARREVAKTYLALAPVRPGATLLTTVALHLAKDRGDLRARVVPGRPPNSETRVELVGERDGVGLHRLTPTTGRTHQLRAHLAHLGTPILHDPLYGAPDPAPDTPDTPDDLARPLALLAARLVLTDPVDGRRLVLTSGRTLSGWDRAELLAALDGPPQDAGAPAT
- a CDS encoding winged helix DNA-binding domain-containing protein, producing MPAPTPATPATPGPEPSGRVRREVVRRRLAATGLAPTDAPERAEAVVGSHLALQAQDLESGLWSVGSRSGLTREQVVDAWAAGTITRTWPMRGTLHLVAARDAGWLTGLLAGRAVAASARRRRDLGLDEEVTARARRTLVAAAQGAGRDADHPPLTRPRAYDALRAAGIDPDGQRGVHLLGLLSQEGLLVQGPPQGRDPTFVLHDEWVLDPWRPDRDEALATLATRYVRRHGPVGERDLAGWTGLPLRDVRAAVALAGDVLAVERVAGRDLLVHVDAPTAGEGGVVLAAPFDELVLGYKERWALLTAEQERVVVPGGNGMFLATVVVDGAVRGTWGRRLGTERARVTMSPWDPPAARTRRAVEEAVARYGAFLGRPVDTTWAPAPGGDG